GAGCCGATTAGCAGCCAGAGGAGAGCGcgtgctggcagggagctggaACCCCGTCCGGCAGCGCTGCAGTGGCCGCTTCCTCACGTCTGCCTCGCTCACCtgtgggcaggcagcagggcaggcagcggggctgtgcggcaggcagcagggctgtctTCTGGTGCAGCCCATCCATGCCAGGTGGCCCAGTTTCCCCCCCATGGCTGTGGCCATCACCCGTGGATGCTCGCGGGCACAGTCTGGGGCCACGGCGTCCCCGGTCCCCACAGCCCGGACACCCATTATGGACAGAGAGGCACACATGGAGCTGGCCCTGCAGCCCGGCATGGGCCCACACCTATTTACAGTTACGACAGATAAATTACAGCACTGCGCAAAGGGTCTTGAAGGCGCACGAGGGCAGCACCACAGGATGAACCCCCAACCCCACACACAGATTCACCCCGCCCCACAGTTCCCCTCCCCACAGAGGTCCAGGTCCTGCTCACCATGCCTCACCCGCAGCTGGCCCAGCCGCTTCTTTTGTTGCGTGCTCGTCCAGCACAGTGCAGCGTCCTCACCAGGGTGGGCAGAGTCCCGCATGGCCTGCGCAGCGCCCGGaggaggacagggctggggagggaggtggcggcTGCCTCAGCTGGCTCAGCCtgcggcagcagggctggcacagccctcctgctccagctgcacgCTCAGAAGTGGCTCTCGGCCGTGGTCTCGGGGAACTCATAGCAGTGGTGCCGGTCCCCCAGGGCGAGGTGCTCGGCAGTGCTGCGGCCGGTCCTCTcgaggtagtgggtgctggggCGCACAGCGGCCGGGGTGCGCCCCAGCCCATTGGTGCAGCCGCTCACCAGCTGATGCTTCTCGCAGGCACTGCCGGCGCCGTTGCGGGCGCTGGGCGCGTGGCTGTAGGTGTGCTTGTACTCCTCCGCCAGGTCCTTCCCCAGCTTCCAGCGCTGCCACCTCTTTAGCAGCTCTCCCTGCACCTGCGAGCAGCTGCTGTCAGCGTGGCCCTGTGCCCGCCGGCTGCCCAAGCTTCCCTGGCTGCCCGCTCCCACACCATCCCACTCACCTCCTTGTTGACGAAGCAGTAGAGAATGGCCACCAGCATCCCCTGGGCGGAGGGAGGAGAGGCGTGAGAGGCACGCGGCTGGACCCAAACCCTAATCCTAGTCGGTCCCTCCCGAGACGGAGGGTCCCTGCAGAGTGCCCGTCCCGTGTGGGGCTGGGCTCACCTGGAAGGAGCTCAGGAAGAGGTCAAAGAAGAGCTTGACATAGCGCAGGGTGCCCTGGGCATGCTCATCCGTGACAAAGGCGAAGACCACCTCATGGATGCCCAGCAGTGGGATCAGCGTCAGCGTGGACTTGGCCAGCCTGCATGGAGAGGGGCCCGACAGTGCCGGAGTCACGGGGTGggcgcacacacacatgcaccaaCATGTGCACCATGGGCATGCGGGCCCGGGGCTCTGCCCACCACCCACCTGAACTTGTAGTCGGTGTAGCGCATCTGGTGCGCGCGGAGCTTGGAgacaaggatctggatgatgcgGATGAAGATGAAGAAGTTGATCTGCAATGGAACAGGGTGAGCCATgaggggcagggcagaggaggggcagggcagaggaggggcaggcagggcagctctgttCCCTGTCCAGGGCAGCCCCTTTCGCAGCAGGCTTGGGGCCCTCACAGACGCCGAGCGAAGGGCTGCGGTGGACTCACCAGGATGGCCAGGAACACAGGAAAGCGAAGGATCCACCAGAAGCCCATGTTGTTGTTGGTGGTCCAGCATCTGcagagggaggggacagggactgCCGGGCAGCCCCTTGACCAGGTGCGTCGGCAGCCCCAGCCGAGCAAGCGCTACAGCCTGGCACCCTGCTCCTTGCACAGGGCAATGGCATGGAGCCTCTCCGGGGCCGTCACACTGTCCCCACCATCCCTTAATGTGTCCCATGTGCACCCACCCGTGCTCCGTGCACCCGCAGGTGCTGACCCGCTGCAGGGGCTGGTACTCACTGGATGTTTTCATAGAGGAACTTCACGATGACCCAGGGGATGAGGAACAGCACGGGTGCCCCTGgaggggaggtgggcagggggcaGGTGAGCCACAGAGGGGTCGAGGTTGGGGTcagaggatggagatggggagcCAGCCCGCCGGCACTCACCCCAGCCGATGCACAGGTAGAGGGTGAAGTAGCTCCTCTCGGAGAAAACAGCCACCACCAGGAGGTTGTGCAGGTAGATGCCCTCCACCAGCAGCCAGCAGTAGTTGGCCACGATGCCATACTGCATGAAGACTGTGGCCGCCCGGCAGCCTGCAGCCGCCTGTGGGCAGGGGTCAGGGCTGCCATGCTGCCCGTGCCcacagccccgccagccccgcggctCACCTCATCACTCAGCCAGATGTGCACGTTGTAGTCGTCGATCTTGTCGCTGTAGTGGGTCTTGAGCAGGGCATCGATGACCAGCACGGAGACGCCCTTTAGGATGAAGGAGGCGAAGAGGTTCATGTGGATGTAGTTCCTCATGCAGTGCAGCTTGCTGCGGAGGCAGGGAGCTGCCGTCAGTGCCCGTGCCCGGCCCTctggcacagcccctgcccccccaatCTCCTGTCCCTGCCCCCTGGGCacagcccccaccagccccccagcTGGGCAGCCGTGCCCGCAGCCCTACCTGAAacccagcagcagggccagggcgaGGAGCAGCGCACACAGTGACACTGAGTAGCCCACGGTGTACATCACCCTGAAGCTGCCGTAGGTCTTGGCAAATTTTtcctggagagggagggagcaagtgagggcaggggcaggcagggcaggcagggtaaggcaggggcaggcagggcaggggcaggcagggcagggaaccCTGCACCGGctgccccccagctctgcccacctGCGCCTCCAGGTCCTCAGCATCGAGCTCACACTGCCTGGCATCGCGCAGGGACTGTCCACGGGGGCCTGTCACCCACTGCCCGTCCGGCCCACAGGTCTTGAAGACGTGTCTGTGCTTCACTGCGAGGGGAGGCGGGTGATGGAGTGTGCCGGGCCCCAGAGCCACCGCGGCACTGTGCATCGGCCCAGGTGTGACTGCCTGGAGCAGCCACCTGCCcacacgtgcacacgcacacacgtgcgcgcaccccccccccccccccccccccccccccccccaaccccacccacGCACCCACTGCCCAGCTGTTACCTTTCTGGTACCAGGGCAGGAACCAGGGGCAGGGGACGCTGGCAGTGCTGTTGGGCAGCGTGTCGGGCCAGCAGGAGAACTTGTCGAAGGTGCGGTTACAGACCAGCTCTGCGGAGGGACAGGATGTGGCGGCACCCTTGGCCTCACCCACACAGGGAGCCGGGCGCCAGGCTCCTCTCCCCCCAGTCCCTGTCGCGCTGGGACCCCATGCCGGCTCTCACCTGTGGGCGCAGGCAGGTGGCTCATGTTGCGGTGGCACTCCTCGCTGTACACCTTCCAGTTCTCGAAGAGGAAATCCGTGATCTGGGCAGAAGGGCCCTGGGGGCACCAGGGAGCGTCACCCACACCCTGCCTGCAGGTGCTGCCATGCCAGGCAGGGCAGCGACCCCGGCTTGGGGATGGCCATGGGCGAATGCTGGCTAACACACTGTGCAGTGCCACGCCATACCgtgcagtgctgtgctgtgccatgccatgccatgccatgtggatggcagggcaggcaggagagggcaaCGGCCGCTGCACAGCATGCCATGGCGAGAGGCTGCTGAGGCAGGGGTGGATCAGCACTGGCtcgggggcaggcagcgggctggTTGTGGGGCAGAGCACCATCGTGCAGGATGGCCCATCCTtacctggcagcagagcagcagcagcaggaggctgaggagacGTGGCTGGGACATCCCTCTGCCGGGCCGCAAGCCGCATGGGGAGCAGCGCGGGGCACCTGGCTTCCTACCGGCCCTCGGCAGCTCCTCTGCCCTGGTGGCGAGGGCCCTGGCACGTTGGTGACCCTGCACGAGACGTGGGGTCACGGGCACGCAGGCAGCAGGACCCGTCCCGGGGCAGACCTGGAGGACTTGTGGCCGGGCGCAGGTGGGCACGGGAGGGGAGGCCGCTCCAGTGCAGAGCCAGCCCTGGTCACAGCACCATCATGTCCCCGTCCTCGCCCAACCCTGCCTGGCTTTAACGTTCAGCTGGTTGGTTGTGCGTTTTCCTGCAAGGCTGAAGAGCCGCTGTGTACCTGCCGTTTCCTCCCCAGGACAGCATTGGAACTGCAGTCACGCCATCCCTCTGCCCACCGAGCCAAAACCCCCAGCTCCTGTGAGGCCGGAGTGCAGCCATGCGCGGGACATCACCCCTGCGCAGGGCGGACCCTCGTGCCTCCCCAAGGCAACGCTTCCTCCAGACCCCCCTGTGCACAGACCCGGCCCGGTGCTGGTGCCCGGTGGTGCCTCAGCGCTGAGCCCCGAGAGCCCAGgaccccagcagcagccagaaccCCTCTTCATGCCTGAGCATCTTctcagggcaggggctggcacccgggttgcctcccctccccaccccgcctcCACGCCACCGCTCATGATGAGTCCATGTCCAGCGGCGGAGGTGGCCAGGCCCCCGGGACGGCCCCACGTGGTGGCCCCTGGGATGACCCTGCAGGGTAGCCCTTGGGGcgctccttccccatccctggcccCGCAGGTCTGCCTGGCCGCAGCACCCacccagggatggaggtgggcagggagccGGTAGGGgaggctgccagccccagggtggTTAACCATTAACCCGCAGGGATCCCTGGCTCGCGGGGCTGCCATGGCCCCTGGACCGGCTCAGCCTGGCCGTGCCACCATGGCTCCATCGCCCCCAGCCCGGGCAAGCGATGCAGCACCTCGCCTGACACGGTACCCGGGGGCTCCCATGCAAAGCCTGGCTCGCAAAGCGCTGTAATTCCCTCCATCCCCCTAAGCCGGTTACAGGGCTCCTGAGCGGGATTTCAACTCTTCCGACAAGGGCCCATTCTGACGGCAGCCccatggcatggcacagctgtGTGGGGTAAGGGCAgctgagcggggcggggggacggggacagaaCAGACAGCAGTGCCAGTGCCACTGCAGACACTGCGGCATCACCCCCTCCCCATAAGCCCCCCTGGGCACCGGCCGGAGCGCTGCGCTCCCCAACCAGCCACTGCTCCCAGGGCTCGCCGCTCTGCCCATGCCTATTTTTATCCCTGGGAAAGTTGTGTTTCCTCCATGCAGACCCACTCACCATGTCGCAAGTGGCTGCCTGAGAAGCTCATTAATCAGCGCATGGGGCTCCAGATGCAGCTTGGGGAGCTGGACCTGCCCGCACGCGCCTTATTTAGAGAGTCCCAGGACAGAAGGAACTGTCTCCTGGGACAGACCACACTGGGTGGGCTCTGGGAACAGGGACCTTCGGTGGGTGGCCACCTGTTCACCCCAGCATCCCTGTCCTTatccccccgccagccccacgccagcatccctgtccttgtcctcccaccagcatccctgtcccccgccgccagccccccaccagcatccccacctgccccatcccatctccGCCCATGGCCCGGCCCCATGGGAACCTCCTGGTGCCCGGCCCCTGCCCTGAGTATCTCTGTCCCGGGAGGAAACCCTCCTCCAGGCACTGTGGGTGACCAGCGAACTCGCAGCCAGC
This window of the Calonectris borealis chromosome 20, bCalBor7.hap1.2, whole genome shotgun sequence genome carries:
- the GCGR gene encoding glucagon receptor, producing the protein MSQPRLLSLLLLLLCCQGPSAQITDFLFENWKVYSEECHRNMSHLPAPTELVCNRTFDKFSCWPDTLPNSTASVPCPWFLPWYQKVKHRHVFKTCGPDGQWVTGPRGQSLRDARQCELDAEDLEAQEKFAKTYGSFRVMYTVGYSVSLCALLLALALLLGFSKLHCMRNYIHMNLFASFILKGVSVLVIDALLKTHYSDKIDDYNVHIWLSDEAAAGCRAATVFMQYGIVANYCWLLVEGIYLHNLLVVAVFSERSYFTLYLCIGWGAPVLFLIPWVIVKFLYENIQCWTTNNNMGFWWILRFPVFLAILINFFIFIRIIQILVSKLRAHQMRYTDYKFRLAKSTLTLIPLLGIHEVVFAFVTDEHAQGTLRYVKLFFDLFLSSFQGMLVAILYCFVNKEVQGELLKRWQRWKLGKDLAEEYKHTYSHAPSARNGAGSACEKHQLVSGCTNGLGRTPAAVRPSTHYLERTGRSTAEHLALGDRHHCYEFPETTAESHF